The following proteins come from a genomic window of Chaetodon auriga isolate fChaAug3 chromosome 16, fChaAug3.hap1, whole genome shotgun sequence:
- the ezh1 gene encoding histone-lysine N-methyltransferase EZH1 isoform X3: MEETAAPAPAPGTGAAPPTPRPQPSFAPSRSLLEWRRRVKSEYMRLRQLKRLKKAEEVKTLFMSNRQKIEQQTNLLNAEWSRLRIQSIPLSTSSGALASKKMCTVEFGFPAFKAQAIAMRPLSTVAGIPFMYSWSPLQHNFMVEDETFLHNIPYMGDEVLEQDEAFLEELIDNYDGVHGDRDGGFISDEIFKELVEALSQYSDHEEEEEEEAPAAAAAAEVSGKKEDERVMRRSSVEGSEETKSGTVAFIRRKRRSTTEARDLSSSKKVPNDKIFTAIASMFPYKGTMEELKEKYKDLLEPPSPVKLPPLCTPNLDGPFAKSVQREQSLHSFHTLFCRRCFKYDCFLHPFHATPNVYKRKSKEIHMETEPCGVDCFLLQKGAKEFVDQYMLRSQRSRRRRRQQRPTTSSCPGPSGSAEEDKQGDSDHETTSSSEGNSRCQTPTKLRPGDDDGAQQACCVVQWSGAEESLFRVLHGTYFNNFCSIARLIGTKNCKEVYEFAVKEVLIHRVPLVDGGISPQKKKRKHRLWAKIQLKKDNSSNQVYNYQPCDHPDHPCDSSCPCVMTQNFCEKFCQCEHECQNRFPGCRCKTQCNTKQCPCYLAVRECDPDLCMTCGAADHWDSKGVSCKNCSIQRGLKKHLLLAPSDVAGWGTFIKEPVQKNEFISEYCGELISQDEADRRGRIYDKYMSSFLFNLNNVDFVVDATRKGNKIRFANHSVNPNCYAKVVMVNGDHRIGIFAKRAILQGEELFFDYRYSQADALKYVGIEREVDMS, from the exons atggaggaaacagctgctccagctccggCCCCTGGCACAGGTGCTGCCCCACCAACCCCAAGACCTCAGCCTTCCTTTGCACCCTCCCGCAGCCTGCTGGAGTGGAGACGGAGGGTCAAGTCTGAGTATATGCGGCTTCGCCAATTAAAACGCCttaaaaaagcagaggaggtcAAG ACCCTGTTCATGTCCAACAGGCAAAAGATTGAGCAGCAGACAAACCTCCTGAATGCAGAGTGGTCCAGGCTCAGGATTCAGTCCATCCCTCTGTCAACGTCTAGTGGAGCTCTGGCCAGcaagaag ATGTGTACAGTGGAGTTTGGCTTCCCAGCATTCAAAGCTCAAGCCATTGCCATGAGACCGCTGTCGACAGTGGCAGGAATCCCCTTCATGTACTCCTGGTCGCCGCTGCAGCACAACTTCATG gTGGAAGATGAGACGTTCCTTCACAACATCCCATACATGGGTGATGAGGTCCTGGAGCAGGACGAGGCCTTCCTGGAGGAACTTATCGACAACTACGATGGTGTCCATGgtgacagag ACGGGGGGTTTATCAGCGACGAGATCTTTAAAGAGCTGGTGGAGGCTTTGAGCCAGTACTCTGAccacgaggaggaggaagaggaggaagccccggcggcagcggcggcggcagagGTGTCGGGGAAGAAGGAGGACGAGagagtgatgaggaggagctcAGTGGAGGGTTCAGAAGAGACCAAATCTGGTACTGTTGCATTcatcaggaggaagaggaggagcactACTGAGG CGAGGGACTTGTCCAGCAGCAAGAAGGTCCCCAACGATAAGATATTTACAGCCATCGCCTCAATGTTCCCTTACAAGGGCAccatggaggagctgaaggaaaa GTACAAGGACCTCCTGGAGCCTCCCAGCCCGGTGAAGCTGCCCCCCCTCTGCACCCCCAACCTGGACGGACCTTTTGCTAAGTCTGTGCAGCGGGAGCAGTCGTTACACTCCTTCCACACGCTCTTCTGCAGACGTTGCTTCAAATACGACTGCTTCCTCCACC CTTTCCATGCTACACCCAATGTTTACAAGAGGAAGAGTAAGGAGATCCACATGGAGACTGAGCCATGTGGCGTAGACTGCTTCCTGTTACAG AAAGGGGCTAAAGAGTTTGTGGATCAGTATATGTTACGCTCACAGAGGTCTCGGAGGCGCCGAAGGCAGCAGCGTCCCACCACCTCCAGCTGCCCTGGGCCGTCTGGGTCTGCTGAGGAAGATAAACAGGGCGACAGCGACCATGaaaccacctcctcctcag aGGGGAATTCACGGTGCCAGACTCCCACCAAGCTACGTCCAGGGGATGATGACGGGGCGCAGCAGGCGTGCTGTGTGGTCCAGTGGAGCGGGGCAGAGGAGTCGCTGTTCAGGGTGCTGCACGGCACATACTTCAACAACTTCTGCTCCATCGCTCGCCTCATCGGTACAAAGAACTGCAAGGAG GTGTACGAGTTTGCAGTGAAGGAGGTCCTGATCCATCGTGTCCCTTTGGTGGATGGAGGCATCTCGcctcaaaagaagaaaaggaaacacag GTTATGGGCAAAGATTCAGCTAAAGAAAG ATAACTCGTCCAATCAGGTGTACAACTACCAGCCATGTGATCACCCCGACCATCCATGCGACAGCTCCTGCCCGTGTGTGATGACCCAGAATTTCTGTGAGAAGTTCTGCCAGTGCGAGCACGAGT GCCAGAACCGCTTCCCAGGCTGCAGGTGTAAGACACAGTGCAACACTAAACAGTGTCCCTGCTACCTGGCCGTGAGGGAGTGCGACCCAGATCTGTGCATGACCTGCGGCGCTGCAGATCACTGGGACAGCAAAGGGGTCTCCTGCAAGAACTGCAGCATCCAGAGGGGCCTAAAGAAG CACCTACTTTTGGCTCCATCAGATGTTGCTGGATGGGGCACCTTCATCAAAGAACCAGTTCAGAAGAATGAGTTCATCTCTGAATACTGCGGAGAG TTGATCTCCCAGGACGAGGCAGACCGACGTGGAAGGATCTATGACAAATACATGTCTAGCTTCCTTTTCAACTTGAACAATG TAGACTTTGTTGTGGATGCCACACGAAAGGGGAACAAAATCCGCTTCGCAAATCATTCAGTTAATCCCAACTGTTACGCAAAAG TGGTAATGGTGAACGGAGACCACCGCATTGGAATCTTTGCCAAAAGAGCTATTCTGCAAGGAGAGGAGCTATTCTTTGACTACAG ATACAGCCAAGCCGATGCCCTCAAATATGTGGGGATTGAGAGGGAGGTAGACATGAGttag
- the ezh1 gene encoding histone-lysine N-methyltransferase EZH1 isoform X1, whose amino-acid sequence MEETAAPAPAPGTGAAPPTPRPQPSFAPSRSLLEWRRRVKSEYMRLRQLKRLKKAEEVKTLFMSNRQKIEQQTNLLNAEWSRLRIQSIPLSTSSGALASKKMCTVEFGFPAFKAQAIAMRPLSTVAGIPFMYSWSPLQHNFMVEDETFLHNIPYMGDEVLEQDEAFLEELIDNYDGVHGDRDGGFISDEIFKELVEALSQYSDHEEEEEEEAPAAAAAAEVSGKKEDERVMRRSSVEGSEETKSGTVAFIRRKRRSTTEARDLSSSKKVPNDKIFTAIASMFPYKGTMEELKEKYKDLLEPPSPVKLPPLCTPNLDGPFAKSVQREQSLHSFHTLFCRRCFKYDCFLHPFHATPNVYKRKSKEIHMETEPCGVDCFLLQKGAKEFVDQYMLRSQRSRRRRRQQRPTTSSCPGPSGSAEEDKQGDSDHETTSSSGGSLISQELDLELLLKPPEGNSRCQTPTKLRPGDDDGAQQACCVVQWSGAEESLFRVLHGTYFNNFCSIARLIGTKNCKEVYEFAVKEVLIHRVPLVDGGISPQKKKRKHRLWAKIQLKKDNSSNQVYNYQPCDHPDHPCDSSCPCVMTQNFCEKFCQCEHECQNRFPGCRCKTQCNTKQCPCYLAVRECDPDLCMTCGAADHWDSKGVSCKNCSIQRGLKKHLLLAPSDVAGWGTFIKEPVQKNEFISEYCGELISQDEADRRGRIYDKYMSSFLFNLNNVDFVVDATRKGNKIRFANHSVNPNCYAKVVMVNGDHRIGIFAKRAILQGEELFFDYRYSQADALKYVGIEREVDMS is encoded by the exons atggaggaaacagctgctccagctccggCCCCTGGCACAGGTGCTGCCCCACCAACCCCAAGACCTCAGCCTTCCTTTGCACCCTCCCGCAGCCTGCTGGAGTGGAGACGGAGGGTCAAGTCTGAGTATATGCGGCTTCGCCAATTAAAACGCCttaaaaaagcagaggaggtcAAG ACCCTGTTCATGTCCAACAGGCAAAAGATTGAGCAGCAGACAAACCTCCTGAATGCAGAGTGGTCCAGGCTCAGGATTCAGTCCATCCCTCTGTCAACGTCTAGTGGAGCTCTGGCCAGcaagaag ATGTGTACAGTGGAGTTTGGCTTCCCAGCATTCAAAGCTCAAGCCATTGCCATGAGACCGCTGTCGACAGTGGCAGGAATCCCCTTCATGTACTCCTGGTCGCCGCTGCAGCACAACTTCATG gTGGAAGATGAGACGTTCCTTCACAACATCCCATACATGGGTGATGAGGTCCTGGAGCAGGACGAGGCCTTCCTGGAGGAACTTATCGACAACTACGATGGTGTCCATGgtgacagag ACGGGGGGTTTATCAGCGACGAGATCTTTAAAGAGCTGGTGGAGGCTTTGAGCCAGTACTCTGAccacgaggaggaggaagaggaggaagccccggcggcagcggcggcggcagagGTGTCGGGGAAGAAGGAGGACGAGagagtgatgaggaggagctcAGTGGAGGGTTCAGAAGAGACCAAATCTGGTACTGTTGCATTcatcaggaggaagaggaggagcactACTGAGG CGAGGGACTTGTCCAGCAGCAAGAAGGTCCCCAACGATAAGATATTTACAGCCATCGCCTCAATGTTCCCTTACAAGGGCAccatggaggagctgaaggaaaa GTACAAGGACCTCCTGGAGCCTCCCAGCCCGGTGAAGCTGCCCCCCCTCTGCACCCCCAACCTGGACGGACCTTTTGCTAAGTCTGTGCAGCGGGAGCAGTCGTTACACTCCTTCCACACGCTCTTCTGCAGACGTTGCTTCAAATACGACTGCTTCCTCCACC CTTTCCATGCTACACCCAATGTTTACAAGAGGAAGAGTAAGGAGATCCACATGGAGACTGAGCCATGTGGCGTAGACTGCTTCCTGTTACAG AAAGGGGCTAAAGAGTTTGTGGATCAGTATATGTTACGCTCACAGAGGTCTCGGAGGCGCCGAAGGCAGCAGCGTCCCACCACCTCCAGCTGCCCTGGGCCGTCTGGGTCTGCTGAGGAAGATAAACAGGGCGACAGCGACCATGaaaccacctcctcctcaggtgGGAGTCTGATTTCACAGGAACTGGATTTGGAGCTGCTTTTGAAACCACCAG aGGGGAATTCACGGTGCCAGACTCCCACCAAGCTACGTCCAGGGGATGATGACGGGGCGCAGCAGGCGTGCTGTGTGGTCCAGTGGAGCGGGGCAGAGGAGTCGCTGTTCAGGGTGCTGCACGGCACATACTTCAACAACTTCTGCTCCATCGCTCGCCTCATCGGTACAAAGAACTGCAAGGAG GTGTACGAGTTTGCAGTGAAGGAGGTCCTGATCCATCGTGTCCCTTTGGTGGATGGAGGCATCTCGcctcaaaagaagaaaaggaaacacag GTTATGGGCAAAGATTCAGCTAAAGAAAG ATAACTCGTCCAATCAGGTGTACAACTACCAGCCATGTGATCACCCCGACCATCCATGCGACAGCTCCTGCCCGTGTGTGATGACCCAGAATTTCTGTGAGAAGTTCTGCCAGTGCGAGCACGAGT GCCAGAACCGCTTCCCAGGCTGCAGGTGTAAGACACAGTGCAACACTAAACAGTGTCCCTGCTACCTGGCCGTGAGGGAGTGCGACCCAGATCTGTGCATGACCTGCGGCGCTGCAGATCACTGGGACAGCAAAGGGGTCTCCTGCAAGAACTGCAGCATCCAGAGGGGCCTAAAGAAG CACCTACTTTTGGCTCCATCAGATGTTGCTGGATGGGGCACCTTCATCAAAGAACCAGTTCAGAAGAATGAGTTCATCTCTGAATACTGCGGAGAG TTGATCTCCCAGGACGAGGCAGACCGACGTGGAAGGATCTATGACAAATACATGTCTAGCTTCCTTTTCAACTTGAACAATG TAGACTTTGTTGTGGATGCCACACGAAAGGGGAACAAAATCCGCTTCGCAAATCATTCAGTTAATCCCAACTGTTACGCAAAAG TGGTAATGGTGAACGGAGACCACCGCATTGGAATCTTTGCCAAAAGAGCTATTCTGCAAGGAGAGGAGCTATTCTTTGACTACAG ATACAGCCAAGCCGATGCCCTCAAATATGTGGGGATTGAGAGGGAGGTAGACATGAGttag
- the ezh1 gene encoding histone-lysine N-methyltransferase EZH1 isoform X8, translating into MEETAAPAPAPGTGAAPPTPRPQPSFAPSRSLLEWRRRVKSEYMRLRQLKRLKKAEEVKTLFMSNRQKIEQQTNLLNAEWSRLRIQSIPLSTSSGALASKKMCTVEFGFPAFKAQAIAMRPLSTVAGIPFMYSWSPLQHNFMVEDETFLHNIPYMGDEVLEQDEAFLEELIDNYDGVHGDRDGGFISDEIFKELVEALSQYSDHEEEEEEEAPAAAAAAEVSGKKEDERVMRRSSVEGSEETKSGTVAFIRRKRRSTTEARDLSSSKKVPNDKIFTAIASMFPYKGTMEELKEKYKDLLEPPSPVKLPPLCTPNLDGPFAKSVQREQSLHSFHTLFCRRCFKYDCFLHPFHATPNVYKRKSKEIHMETEPCGVDCFLLQKGAKEFVDQYMLRSQRSRRRRRQQRPTTSSCPGPSGSAEEDKQGDSDHETTSSSEGNSRCQTPTKLRPGDDDGAQQACCVVQWSGAEESLFRVLHGTYFNNFCSIARLIGTKNCKEVYEFAVKEVLIHRVPLVDGGISPQKKKRKHRLWAKIQLKKDNSSNQVYNYQPCDHPDHPCDSSCPCVMTQNFCEKFCQCEHECQNRFPGCRCKTQCNTKQCPCYLAVRECDPDLCMTCGAADHWDSKGVSCKNCSIQRGLKKHLLLAPSDVAGWGTFIKEPVQKNEFISEYCGELISQDEADRRGRIYDKYMSSFLFNLNNDFVVDATRKGNKIRFANHSVNPNCYAKVVMVNGDHRIGIFAKRAILQGEELFFDYR; encoded by the exons atggaggaaacagctgctccagctccggCCCCTGGCACAGGTGCTGCCCCACCAACCCCAAGACCTCAGCCTTCCTTTGCACCCTCCCGCAGCCTGCTGGAGTGGAGACGGAGGGTCAAGTCTGAGTATATGCGGCTTCGCCAATTAAAACGCCttaaaaaagcagaggaggtcAAG ACCCTGTTCATGTCCAACAGGCAAAAGATTGAGCAGCAGACAAACCTCCTGAATGCAGAGTGGTCCAGGCTCAGGATTCAGTCCATCCCTCTGTCAACGTCTAGTGGAGCTCTGGCCAGcaagaag ATGTGTACAGTGGAGTTTGGCTTCCCAGCATTCAAAGCTCAAGCCATTGCCATGAGACCGCTGTCGACAGTGGCAGGAATCCCCTTCATGTACTCCTGGTCGCCGCTGCAGCACAACTTCATG gTGGAAGATGAGACGTTCCTTCACAACATCCCATACATGGGTGATGAGGTCCTGGAGCAGGACGAGGCCTTCCTGGAGGAACTTATCGACAACTACGATGGTGTCCATGgtgacagag ACGGGGGGTTTATCAGCGACGAGATCTTTAAAGAGCTGGTGGAGGCTTTGAGCCAGTACTCTGAccacgaggaggaggaagaggaggaagccccggcggcagcggcggcggcagagGTGTCGGGGAAGAAGGAGGACGAGagagtgatgaggaggagctcAGTGGAGGGTTCAGAAGAGACCAAATCTGGTACTGTTGCATTcatcaggaggaagaggaggagcactACTGAGG CGAGGGACTTGTCCAGCAGCAAGAAGGTCCCCAACGATAAGATATTTACAGCCATCGCCTCAATGTTCCCTTACAAGGGCAccatggaggagctgaaggaaaa GTACAAGGACCTCCTGGAGCCTCCCAGCCCGGTGAAGCTGCCCCCCCTCTGCACCCCCAACCTGGACGGACCTTTTGCTAAGTCTGTGCAGCGGGAGCAGTCGTTACACTCCTTCCACACGCTCTTCTGCAGACGTTGCTTCAAATACGACTGCTTCCTCCACC CTTTCCATGCTACACCCAATGTTTACAAGAGGAAGAGTAAGGAGATCCACATGGAGACTGAGCCATGTGGCGTAGACTGCTTCCTGTTACAG AAAGGGGCTAAAGAGTTTGTGGATCAGTATATGTTACGCTCACAGAGGTCTCGGAGGCGCCGAAGGCAGCAGCGTCCCACCACCTCCAGCTGCCCTGGGCCGTCTGGGTCTGCTGAGGAAGATAAACAGGGCGACAGCGACCATGaaaccacctcctcctcag aGGGGAATTCACGGTGCCAGACTCCCACCAAGCTACGTCCAGGGGATGATGACGGGGCGCAGCAGGCGTGCTGTGTGGTCCAGTGGAGCGGGGCAGAGGAGTCGCTGTTCAGGGTGCTGCACGGCACATACTTCAACAACTTCTGCTCCATCGCTCGCCTCATCGGTACAAAGAACTGCAAGGAG GTGTACGAGTTTGCAGTGAAGGAGGTCCTGATCCATCGTGTCCCTTTGGTGGATGGAGGCATCTCGcctcaaaagaagaaaaggaaacacag GTTATGGGCAAAGATTCAGCTAAAGAAAG ATAACTCGTCCAATCAGGTGTACAACTACCAGCCATGTGATCACCCCGACCATCCATGCGACAGCTCCTGCCCGTGTGTGATGACCCAGAATTTCTGTGAGAAGTTCTGCCAGTGCGAGCACGAGT GCCAGAACCGCTTCCCAGGCTGCAGGTGTAAGACACAGTGCAACACTAAACAGTGTCCCTGCTACCTGGCCGTGAGGGAGTGCGACCCAGATCTGTGCATGACCTGCGGCGCTGCAGATCACTGGGACAGCAAAGGGGTCTCCTGCAAGAACTGCAGCATCCAGAGGGGCCTAAAGAAG CACCTACTTTTGGCTCCATCAGATGTTGCTGGATGGGGCACCTTCATCAAAGAACCAGTTCAGAAGAATGAGTTCATCTCTGAATACTGCGGAGAG TTGATCTCCCAGGACGAGGCAGACCGACGTGGAAGGATCTATGACAAATACATGTCTAGCTTCCTTTTCAACTTGAACAATG ACTTTGTTGTGGATGCCACACGAAAGGGGAACAAAATCCGCTTCGCAAATCATTCAGTTAATCCCAACTGTTACGCAAAAG TGGTAATGGTGAACGGAGACCACCGCATTGGAATCTTTGCCAAAAGAGCTATTCTGCAAGGAGAGGAGCTATTCTTTGACTACAGGTAG
- the ezh1 gene encoding histone-lysine N-methyltransferase EZH1 isoform X4: MEETAAPAPAPGTGAAPPTPRPQPSFAPSRSLLEWRRRVKSEYMRLRQLKRLKKAEEVKTLFMSNRQKIEQQTNLLNAEWSRLRIQSIPLSTSSGALASKKMCTVEFGFPAFKAQAIAMRPLSTVAGIPFMYSWSPLQHNFMVEDETFLHNIPYMGDEVLEQDEAFLEELIDNYDGVHGDRDGGFISDEIFKELVEALSQYSDHEEEEEEEAPAAAAAAEVSGKKEDERVMRRSSVEGSEETKSGTVAFIRRKRRSTTEARDLSSSKKVPNDKIFTAIASMFPYKGTMEELKEKYKDLLEPPSPVKLPPLCTPNLDGPFAKSVQREQSLHSFHTLFCRRCFKYDCFLHPFHATPNVYKRKSKEIHMETEPCGVDCFLLQKGAKEFVDQYMLRSQRSRRRRRQQRPTTSSCPGPSGSAEEDKQGDSDHETTSSSEGNSRCQTPTKLRPGDDDGAQQACCVVQWSGAEESLFRVLHGTYFNNFCSIARLIGTKNCKEVYEFAVKEVLIHRVPLVDGGISPQKKKRKHRLWAKIQLKKDNSSNQVYNYQPCDHPDHPCDSSCPCVMTQNFCEKFCQCEHECQNRFPGCRCKTQCNTKQCPCYLAVRECDPDLCMTCGAADHWDSKGVSCKNCSIQRGLKKHLLLAPSDVAGWGTFIKEPVQKNEFISEYCGELISQDEADRRGRIYDKYMSSFLFNLNNDFVVDATRKGNKIRFANHSVNPNCYAKVVMVNGDHRIGIFAKRAILQGEELFFDYRYSQADALKYVGIEREVDMS; this comes from the exons atggaggaaacagctgctccagctccggCCCCTGGCACAGGTGCTGCCCCACCAACCCCAAGACCTCAGCCTTCCTTTGCACCCTCCCGCAGCCTGCTGGAGTGGAGACGGAGGGTCAAGTCTGAGTATATGCGGCTTCGCCAATTAAAACGCCttaaaaaagcagaggaggtcAAG ACCCTGTTCATGTCCAACAGGCAAAAGATTGAGCAGCAGACAAACCTCCTGAATGCAGAGTGGTCCAGGCTCAGGATTCAGTCCATCCCTCTGTCAACGTCTAGTGGAGCTCTGGCCAGcaagaag ATGTGTACAGTGGAGTTTGGCTTCCCAGCATTCAAAGCTCAAGCCATTGCCATGAGACCGCTGTCGACAGTGGCAGGAATCCCCTTCATGTACTCCTGGTCGCCGCTGCAGCACAACTTCATG gTGGAAGATGAGACGTTCCTTCACAACATCCCATACATGGGTGATGAGGTCCTGGAGCAGGACGAGGCCTTCCTGGAGGAACTTATCGACAACTACGATGGTGTCCATGgtgacagag ACGGGGGGTTTATCAGCGACGAGATCTTTAAAGAGCTGGTGGAGGCTTTGAGCCAGTACTCTGAccacgaggaggaggaagaggaggaagccccggcggcagcggcggcggcagagGTGTCGGGGAAGAAGGAGGACGAGagagtgatgaggaggagctcAGTGGAGGGTTCAGAAGAGACCAAATCTGGTACTGTTGCATTcatcaggaggaagaggaggagcactACTGAGG CGAGGGACTTGTCCAGCAGCAAGAAGGTCCCCAACGATAAGATATTTACAGCCATCGCCTCAATGTTCCCTTACAAGGGCAccatggaggagctgaaggaaaa GTACAAGGACCTCCTGGAGCCTCCCAGCCCGGTGAAGCTGCCCCCCCTCTGCACCCCCAACCTGGACGGACCTTTTGCTAAGTCTGTGCAGCGGGAGCAGTCGTTACACTCCTTCCACACGCTCTTCTGCAGACGTTGCTTCAAATACGACTGCTTCCTCCACC CTTTCCATGCTACACCCAATGTTTACAAGAGGAAGAGTAAGGAGATCCACATGGAGACTGAGCCATGTGGCGTAGACTGCTTCCTGTTACAG AAAGGGGCTAAAGAGTTTGTGGATCAGTATATGTTACGCTCACAGAGGTCTCGGAGGCGCCGAAGGCAGCAGCGTCCCACCACCTCCAGCTGCCCTGGGCCGTCTGGGTCTGCTGAGGAAGATAAACAGGGCGACAGCGACCATGaaaccacctcctcctcag aGGGGAATTCACGGTGCCAGACTCCCACCAAGCTACGTCCAGGGGATGATGACGGGGCGCAGCAGGCGTGCTGTGTGGTCCAGTGGAGCGGGGCAGAGGAGTCGCTGTTCAGGGTGCTGCACGGCACATACTTCAACAACTTCTGCTCCATCGCTCGCCTCATCGGTACAAAGAACTGCAAGGAG GTGTACGAGTTTGCAGTGAAGGAGGTCCTGATCCATCGTGTCCCTTTGGTGGATGGAGGCATCTCGcctcaaaagaagaaaaggaaacacag GTTATGGGCAAAGATTCAGCTAAAGAAAG ATAACTCGTCCAATCAGGTGTACAACTACCAGCCATGTGATCACCCCGACCATCCATGCGACAGCTCCTGCCCGTGTGTGATGACCCAGAATTTCTGTGAGAAGTTCTGCCAGTGCGAGCACGAGT GCCAGAACCGCTTCCCAGGCTGCAGGTGTAAGACACAGTGCAACACTAAACAGTGTCCCTGCTACCTGGCCGTGAGGGAGTGCGACCCAGATCTGTGCATGACCTGCGGCGCTGCAGATCACTGGGACAGCAAAGGGGTCTCCTGCAAGAACTGCAGCATCCAGAGGGGCCTAAAGAAG CACCTACTTTTGGCTCCATCAGATGTTGCTGGATGGGGCACCTTCATCAAAGAACCAGTTCAGAAGAATGAGTTCATCTCTGAATACTGCGGAGAG TTGATCTCCCAGGACGAGGCAGACCGACGTGGAAGGATCTATGACAAATACATGTCTAGCTTCCTTTTCAACTTGAACAATG ACTTTGTTGTGGATGCCACACGAAAGGGGAACAAAATCCGCTTCGCAAATCATTCAGTTAATCCCAACTGTTACGCAAAAG TGGTAATGGTGAACGGAGACCACCGCATTGGAATCTTTGCCAAAAGAGCTATTCTGCAAGGAGAGGAGCTATTCTTTGACTACAG ATACAGCCAAGCCGATGCCCTCAAATATGTGGGGATTGAGAGGGAGGTAGACATGAGttag